The DNA segment TTTTTTGATACCTCCCTAACCAGGCTctcttctcttttcagttttaCATGCTCTTACTAGATCATAGggtactgtttttattttgttattcccTGTCAAAGAAGCTGAATTGGTTATTCTTATTTACATGCCCTTAATGCTGACTaaatgcctcccccacccctagcTTGGCCTAACCTTTAGAGTTTCTTTTACTTCTCAAAGCTCTGCagtaatctttttccttttctgtatttataatttGAGTCTTGATGTCTGTTCTTTGATTATAAGTTTATAAATTATCTTACTTTCATACTAGGGGGCTCCCAACTTGTGAGCAGTATACAATTGAAGGACTCCCAGAGAGTTACTGTAAGAGAGCTTTAAATCCCCATGCATATCTCACATGAttgctttgttctttatttagCTAAGACAGTATAGAAAGCAGGCATAGTGTGCACAAATACCATTTGGATTCACAGTGTACTGATTTACTTAGTATTAGTGAATTCATAGTAGCTTTCTTTGCTTATTTggtcattttgtattttattaatcaGTGATAGCTGAAGTAAAACTACTTGATATTTAACTAAGAGTATTGACTCTAGAGCCAGACACCCTGATTCAGATCTTtgggtccctgctctgccacGTACTACCTACGTGGCCATACCtaagtttctttcctttcagttCCTTCACCTGTagactagaaaaataataataatacctactgcTCATAGAGGTGTTGTATTTTGAGTTAATACATGCTTAGAACTTAAAATTGCATCAGTCACATAAGTTCTCAATAACTTATTgtagggacgcctaggtggctcattctgttaagtgtctgccttcagcttgggtcatgatcccagggtgctgggatcgagtcccgcatcaggctccctgctcaggcgggaGCCTGCCATTCCCTCTCCCCGCTTCCCCTGTTTGCACTCCCCTCCTTTGCTTGTACtatctcttgctatctctctctctcaaataaaatctttaaaaaaaaaaataaaagggcacctgggtggctcagttgattaagcgactgccttcggctcaggtcatgatcctggagtcccgggatcgagtcccacatcgggctccctgcttagcagggagtctgcttctccctctgaccctcccccccttgtgctctctctctcattctctctctctctcaaataaataaaatcttttaaaaaaatttttaaaaaattaaaaattcattgtaATATATGTTATTGGCATATTTTATTGGTGAGGGTATTTAATACATACACACTAAAAAGGGATTTTTGTATTTGAAGAGAGAACCACAGAGGCTTCTTTCTAATTTAGTATCAGTTAACTCTTAGCCCTTGAAATACTTGTTATACAATTGCATTCCAGAATATCTAAATATCTGCCCCTTATTTCCTCCTTACCCCGAGCAGTGTattctccctttctgtcaaaaCTGCTAAAGAGGAGATTAGAAAATTTCTCTAAGTTAACGAGCTTTACTTTTCAGGTTAATTTCATATTAAAGCATGTTATCTCACCACTCAAGTTTCAGAAAGTAAGTTTGGTAAAATTCATGAGAACAAAACCTTTGGCTTCTAATTCTAATGAGAGAATTACTTTGGGGAGTGATTGAAAGAGATATGTATCAGTTATTCCACTGCTAtaagtaatttttctattttagaaaaatccTATACTGCAATATAATACATTCTCTACAACTCTGGAAGACTTCTTGCTAAGTTTTATCTCTTCATTGGGAAAGTACACTGGAAACGTGGCTCTGAAtacaaaattttctgtttttcatataatattaaaaatttatggctttttataagttttaattgtaattaaaatttctggaaatCATCTTATTTCTGGTAGTGATCTTCTAGTGCATTGGGATAcatctaaaattttattcaaagcTGACATATTTgacttctattttaaatataagaataatCATATTTTCCATGTCAAAATTTGAAGTGTATATTATTATAGTGAACTTATATGCTGCTGCTTAATGCAAGGGGAAGGTGAAAACTGCATGTTAAGAGAATGGAATTTCTAATACAGTCATTCTTGTTACTATCTCTTTGCTGCAATCAAATCTATGTTTGCTAAAAAATAACTGTCCATTCTGTGCCTCTAACCTTCAAGGGTTTTTACAGCTGTTTTCAATTAATGGCCTCTCTCTATCTCCTAAATTTAATGAATGTATTTAGGCTTCCCCTGACATTTACTAGTGAGAAGTTTATATTGCAATACATTATGTAATgtgaaaaactaattttaaaactaaaactgtTTTAACCAAAGTAATATATGCATATGATTTACCAATAATGCTAATAACTAAAGAGCTTATTTTAATACTAAATAACagaattatttctgtttctaaaaaaaTATGGTTATATTGCTATTCTTTGATTTATCCATTTAGACATTTAGCTCTTAACTTGCTGTTACAGCAGATGAAAATTTAGCTATCTTTCACAACAACTCTTACTTTCAGTCAAATAGATCAAAtaaccttttccattttttcctggaCTACCTCCTTCTAGAGCCTTCTGTCCTACACTAATTTGTTCTGGTCATTCTCTTGGTCTGCCACACAGTTTTCCTGGAATTGACCTTGTGCGATGATCCTGTGAATTTCTATACTGCTTTCCTATTATTGGCCCCTGTTTGCTAGGTGATGTGTCATTGACTTTCTTGGTTAACCTCATCTTATATATAGTATGTCTTTCTGTAGCATTCTAAGAAGGGATGTATGGGAGGAAAAATGTTGTCATCCCctattttaaaatggctttattCTACCCCTGTCTGAATAATAGCTATaactttatataaaactctaaattttctgcatctgttttctttatttcatgtaaGTTCAGAGGCAAGCAGATCTAGGGTGATAGTGGACTAATATTTaggattttaacatttatttagattttaaccTTTAGGATTAACTTTATCTGGATTCGTGGTGAATTGGATTTATGATTTGCCTGTTTGTAAAGTCCTTGGATATTTGTATCAAGTTATGCAAACTTTATAGAATAACTTGGGAATTGCTTCTTATTTTGTCTGAGTAAGTTCATATGTAAGTGGGATAATCTGTTCTTTGAAAATTTGATGGAATTCACCTGTAAAactcttccttctgttttctttagtgGACAATTTTTAAGCCActagtttcatttttaagtagTTATAGTATtaattatgctttttaattttttcttgagtTAATGAAGCTATATTTTTCTAgcaatttttattcctttcatttcAGTTGTTAATGTTGTTGCCAAATAATTGTAATATTCTCTTTAACTCTTTAATCTCTGATTTTCTGtaaatatgtttcctttttatttttatggttgtgACTTCTGTCTTCTCTTGGTCAGTCTTGCTAGAGTTGtttcattagcattttttttcaaagaactgactCCTGTTGATTTAGTTTCTGTTTCATTAACTTCCTATCCTGTTTAATTTCTGCAGAGAACAAACCTGTCTCTGAGGAAGAAGGGACACGGGTGACTTCTTGCCTATTATTTTAACCACTCCCTATTCAGATTTTCAACCAATCCCCAATTTTTGAATCCCACACATTAGTACTTCCCTTAACAGTATCTGGGGACTCTGATTTCTGAGCATTTAGTTTTCTAGAGTATTTGCCAGCTTCTCATACGTGTTTCCTTGTGAAGGTACTGTGAGTTATACTTTTCCTCTTTCTAATTCAGTTCCTCCTCcactttttagttttaaaaaaatatggtgaaATTTCCCATATCCtcacttcttttctccttttctctttgttcttgtgTTGTATAGacctttttaagtcttttatcctTACTTCAGTGTGGTTTGGAAAAGGTGAAGAGAAAATTATGCATGTGGTCAATCCACCATGTTTAACCTCAGGCAAACAAATCATCCTGTTCCAAAACAGGCATTGACTAAACGTCTGGATGCCATTCTTCTGGAAAAAGCAGAGACTGAGCAACAGTGTCTTTGtctgaagaaggaaaatattaaaatgaagcaAGAGGTTGAGGTAAGGCAACAGTttaatgtttggtttttttatttgttaactaATGTGGTCATGAATTTTAGAGCTAAGACCTTAACAAACATCTGATCtgatgattttaataatttacaaGAAAACAAGTTgatatctaaaaagaaaaataattaaaaatcatctGGCTACATAGAAATGGAGCCAGTATTGTTTCATTGCTTAATCTTCCTTATTGCTGTAATGtcattctttattaaaaattaataaagattactTATTTTGTGAAACAGTACTTAAATAAGTTGATTCTCACACATATTCTAAATATCATTATCTGTTCAGTTCTAGGATACTCAATTGCCTTTTGGGTCTGGGCTAATTTTCTCCAAAAGTCCCTTATTATTTTACTCAGGAGATACTAATTAAAGTCTTGTGACTTAATGCAACTTACataatttatcacttttttaaaggaaattaaactcaagagatttcttatttcttggttattattttgtgttttcttgtctttttagttATTACTTTGAATAACATATTTAATACTGCTGATGTGCAGTATATTGTCATACTTAAGGTAGTCACAGCCTGCACAGAATTCTTGGAATCTCAGTATCATATTTCTCTATGTACATTTTTGCTCACTTCCTTTTCTAATTAACCTGTGGCTAATATTTTTCCTGAAGGCAGGTGTTTCTTTtgtcttaaataatttttgtgtGCTTGTTTTTATAATAGGATTCTGTAACTAAGATCAAAGATGTGAACAAGGAGTTTGAACAATCGCAAAGAAACtctgtgaaagaaattgaaaatctgaaaaatgaattaatggCAGTACATTCCAAGCACAGTGAAGATAAAGCTAGCTTGCAAAAGGAACTGGAAGAAGTAACCAAAAAACAATTGGAACTTTCTGAACAACTTAAATTCCAGGGTGACTGTGAAGATAATGTTAAAAAACTACAAGAGGAGATTCAGAATATCAGGCCAGCCTTTGAGGAGCAAATTTTGTACCTGCAAAAACAACTAAGAGCTGCcacaaatgaaaaggagaaagaaatcacTAATCTCCAAGAAGTTATTGAGGCTAATTCCCAGCATTACCAAAAAGATGTTATGAGTTTGCAAAAAGAGCTTTTGCAATTGAAAGCTACACACCAAGAGCAAGTTAAAGAATTAATGTGCCAAATTGAAGCATCTGCTAAAGAACGTGAAGCagaagtaaataatttaaacCAGCTAAAGGAGAATTTAGTCAGACAAGGCGAGGCAAGTGAGAACACTCAGGAGAAATATGAATGTGAATTAGAAAACTTAGAGAATGCACCAAATGCAAACCATGAAAATCAGATGTGTCCTTTGGACTTACAAGAAGATGCTTTTGTAGAACAAGTAGTAAACGAAAAAgtcaaacatttagaaaatacctTAAAAGAATTGGAGTCTCAACATAGTATCTTAAAAGATGAGGTAACTTACATGAATAAtcttaaattaaaacttgaaattgATGCACAACATATAAAAGATGAGTTTTTTCATGAACGGGAAGACTTGGagtttaaaattaatgaattgttGCTAGCTAAAGAAGAACAGGGCTGtgtaattgaaaaattaaaatctgagctagaagattcaaataaacaattttgCTATACTATAGAAAAACATAACAAAGAAGTACAGAGTCTTAAGGaacaacatcaaaaagaaatatcAGAACTAAATGAGACATTTTTGTCaggctcagaaaaagaaaaattaacattaatgttTGAAATACAGGGTCTTAAGGAGCAGTGTGAAAACCTACAGCAAGAAAAGCAAGAAGCAATTTTAAATTATGAGAGTTTGCGAGAAATTATGGAAATCTTACAAACAGAACTGGGGGAATCTGCTGGGAAAATAAGTCAAGAGTTTGAATCAATGAAGCAACAGCAAGCATCTGATGTTAATGAACTTCAACAGAAGCTCAGAACTGCTTTTAATGAAAAAGATGCTCTTCTTGAAACTGTGAATCATCTCCAGAGAGAAAACGAAAAGTTATCCCAACAAGAATTAGTACCAGAACTTGAAAATACCATAAAAAGTCttcaagaaaagaatgaagtatgTTTAGTTAGTCTCAGTGAGAGAGATACCATGTTAAAAGAATTTGAAGCAAAGATAAATTCTcttactgaggaaaaaaatattttcataggtaaaataaaatcttctcatGAAGAGATGGATAATCTccataaaaaatgtgaaaggGGAGAAAGATTGGTCATAGAACTTAGGGAAAAAGTGGAGCAAACTAGCCAGTACAACAGTGAATTAGAACAAAAGGTAAATGAATTAACAGGAGAACTAgaagaaactttaaaagaaaaggatcaaaataaccaaaaactagaaaagcttacaattcaatttaaaactatttctgaAGACCAGGAAGCCCTGTCATCTGAAGTGAAGTCTCTTTATGAGGAAAATAATAGATTAAGTTCAGAAAAGAACCAGTTAAATAGGGATTTGGAAGCTGTCCTGTCCCAAAAAGAAGGAACTTTTATGCTTACGGATCACATTTCTGAATTAGAAAAGAAACTTCAGTTAGTGGTTGCAGAACGAGATAATTTAAGTACAGTGCTTGAAAACGAGCAGGTTCAGAAgttatttgtcaaaactcagttaTATGGTTTTCTTAAGCAGATGGAGTccaaaatttcagaagaaaatgaagaacaagatGTTGTGAATGTCCTGCAAGCTATAGGTGAATCCTTaactaaaataaatgaggaaaaacacAGCTTGATTTTTCACTATGATAAAAGGGCAGCagagttagaaaaaaagattgaatgCCTTCAAGAAGAGAACACAGTTCAATGTGAAGAACTTCGATCTTTACTAAGAGACCATGAACAAGAGAAAGTTCTCTTAAGGAAAGAGTTAGAAGAAACGCTGTCACATAAAGAGGACTTGCAGTCTGATCTtctagaaatgaagaatgctAATGAAAAAACAAGACTTGAAAATCAGAATCTTTTAAGTCAAGTTGAAGAAGCCTCTCAAAAATTATGTAGCAAAAATGAAACCCATAATGTAAAAGAACAATGTCTTGTAAAGGAACTTGAAAATCTGAGGCTATCACTAGAACAAAAAGAAGGGGAATTACAGGATGTGAGAGCAGAGTTGTTATTATTAAAGGTActcttatttcaattttattaatttaaataaattcttaattctAGTCTTAGATTcgagaaaatatatacattaaatttttacACTTTGAAGTTAGAAGTAAATTTTCATCATTTAAGCTCAAATGACAATTTTCTAAAAGTACAGTAAACATTTTCCTGTTGTGTATCCTCTATCCACATTGGTCACTTTTTGGTTTTAGATCATTTTAGAATCTTGATCTTGCATAAGATTAAATGATTAGGGGCTTAAATGTCTTGGTTAAAATTATGCAGCCAGTCACCACCAAAACTACATAATGAAAAAGACTTGAATTTCATTCTTATGTAATATACATAATACCTTTCTTAAAGAGCACTGTTGAGCAAAAAAGTGGGCTATTGCAGTATTTAGCTTTAGccaaaattttagatttttctccaaaaatttATGAAAGTATGATAAACAATAATCATTTAACCTTTCCCTTATTGCATTGTGTTTGATATGTGTCAGGTTATTCATCTTGGCCTTGGATActactgtttggttttttttatagTAAATACCATATGCATGATAAGGTCAGTATTACCTGGTCTGTCAAGGTAGGAAAAAGACTTCATCAGATTGCCTTTTACGTGAATTTTCTTTAATGAGGATTTTCTCATGCATGACATGATGGCCAATTCACTGTGGGGAatgaagtgattttctttttgtttttcctataaaATCTAGGATTCCTTAGCAAAATCACCTATAGAAAATGATCAGCCTTCTTTAGtaaaagaactggaagaaaaaataggtaagtaTGGTTTTGCATATCTTATTGCAATGAATTACACAGATTCTTCTAGTGTTAAGAGGCTATTGAGAAATGTAGTAACCAGTTAGTGAGTTGTTAAATCGTAATAACTAGCTGTCTCTTTCTAATGTCCCCATTCTTGCTTGTCTGCCATTTGTTGGCCTTCCCTTCCAAAATTACCACTTTTCTTGTTTAATCCAAAGGACTGATGTGATTCCCTTTATAAATGGTTCCATGATTGTTTGGggatttttcattcatttagcaaacttTATTTGAATGCCAGACTATATTAATAGCAGAGTGATTAAGATATAGACTATGTCTTCAAAGAGTTCAGTGCCAGGAGGGGCTATTGCAGTAGTTTGAGGTGTGGACAAGATACAGTGCTGGCACTACAGGAAGGCATGATTAACTGTCTTGAGTTAGGAAAAACATCACAGAATAGGCTGTACTTTTGTTGTGTCTTGAAGAATGAGAAATTTGACaagagaagaggcaggaggaacagcagatgcatgtatgttaatatatataagaTTAAGGAGCATACCAAGAAGTTCTTGGAGAAGCAGGAGTCCCATCACAAAAGCAAAAGAGTGTGTGCAGAGCATTTGGGACTTTTTCCTAATGCATCTTCATCACCTAACATTATGGGGTAGctattttattcccatttaaaaatgaagaaacaaatactTAGAAGTATTAAGTAATGTGCCCATAATGCTTCAGTTTAGTGCCCAATTAGtctggtggggaagagggagaggaggaagttgTAAGATTTTATGATGAATCCTATTTTCTTGAGGTGGATGATTGAGGCAAGTGGAGTTAGATGAAATTAGGAACTCAGTTTGAGACATGTTATGTAACAACCCTAATACAAATGTCAGGTAGACTGCTAAATATGCAAATCTGGAGTTAGGGGGAGGGAGCTAGACCAGAGATAAAAAGTTGTAGTTAACATAATAGTTGCATTAAAAGCCATAAAATGGAGATTGCCAAGGAAGTGAATGTAGAAAAAAGAAGACCAGAGACAATtaatctgtcatttaaaaatccGAAAGACAGGAACAGCAAAGGAGATTGAGAAGGAGTAGCCAGTGAGTTAGGAAAACCCAGAGCATGAAATGTCTTAGAAATTAAGACCAATGAAGTGCACGTGATAGAAGTGTTTCAAAAGGGAACAAGTATTTAACCGTGGCAAATGCTGCTACAGGTCAAGTAACATTAGTACAATGAACTAATCATTAGATTAAGCAGCATAGAGGTCATTAGTAACTTGATAACCTGTTCTGTGATATGCTGAGGCCAGAGCCTGATTGAAAtgagttcaagaaaaaaaatgggggaagagAAATTTGAGACCATGTGTACACAACTCTTACACAGAGTTTTGCTTTACAAGAAAGAGATGAGACAATAGCCAGATGGGAAGTGTGGTGATttgcctttttgtgtgtgtgcaatgTTTCACCAGTCCTTTTGTGACCTCTTCCCATCCTCTTTGGTCCTTCCACTGTTTGCTCTGAGCTTTAAAGCTCTTGATATTTTCCTTATTTGCATGTTGGGAAAAAATCCATTAGGGGGATTTGCTGCACAAGAAAGAGGGAGCATTGCTGCACTGATGCCTGAGTGGGTTATAGAACGAAATGCAGAAGTGTAACAGCTGGCCAGTGCTGCACATACACAGAACGGTCACCTGTAGCggcagaggaaggcagaggctgTGAGCACAGGTGCATCTAGAATAACAAGCAAGGACAGAAATTCAGATCGTGACTTAAGCAGAAATAGCAAGAATTAAGATCCGGAACACAGGAGTTGAAATAGAGGAGATGGCTAAAGACATTAAGGGAGAGATCAGGATTGGATATGTAAAACACATTATGGGTTTAGTTGTAAAAATCACACCTGCCAACCAAGAGGTGTGTGCCTATGGATCCTAAGTATTTAACTGTGTCTGGTATTTCCCCTACATAACCCTGATTTGCAGATTGCCACTGAAAGTCCTACGATACTTGAGTTTctgggaaatcttttttttttttttaagattttatttatttatttgaaggagagagagcacaagtgggggtggggaagggcaaagggagagggagaagctaactcctcactgagcagggagccggatagggggcttgattccaggaccctgagatcttgatctgagccaaaggcagactcttaaccaactgagccacccaggtgccctctaggAAATCTTCTAATGTTAAAGGAGTACTAATACCCTCTCTAGTTTCTAGCTGcctatgaaatgatttttaagaaaagtagGCTATTTTGATTGATTGCAAGAAATTTTTTACATTGTTTGCCTTGCTTAGGTAATGAATAagctttcacttaaaaaaatattaatatttttgctacttatttcattacttttaattCCAAATTACAGATTTTGTGTTCCCAATTGAAGGTCAATTTCTAAGGCTCAAGTAagtaaattggatttttttacttttgagttcatatataattctttcattttgtgtttttaggATATCTGGAAAAAGAAtccaaagagaaagaggaaaaaataaataagataaaactgGTTGCTGTGAAGGCAAAGAAAGAACTAGATTCTAGCAAAAAAGAGGTAAGGGGACTTAAAAATGCAAGCTTCAGGAATCTTACATGTTAGAAAATCTAATATTTCTGTCCATAAAAaactcttatatttaaaataggctCAGAGTCTACGGGAAGAGCTAGAATCTGTTCGATCAGAAAAGGATCAGTTTTCTACTTCCATGAGAGATCTCATTCAAGGAGCAGAAAGCTATAAggtaaaaatagttattttaatagCAAGTTATATTTGTAACTTCTAAGTTAAGGAATGTACTAGGAATGTAAAACTCTTGTCCATAACACAGTCACCTTGTATTTTTTAGTAaatccttttttctatttttttgtgtaatGTGGTAGCATCCTAGTATCAAGATTTTAAGTGTCTAAGCTTTAAAGTTCCTtcaagctattatttttttaaaattaaaattctgttttaagatttcctaataaaataagtaacaaaaaagatggctattattactgttattattttatattctggcCAAGTGAATAAACTTGAAGCTCAAAcaacagtttaaaaagaaagtgaatgcATTATTTGGAGGTAATAATGCTTGTCAACCTAATATgagaatttattataaaaaaaataaaatgagagtgCAATGACATCATTAAATGTAAGATAAATACCATTACATtcttttatgtatctatttggcaaatatttatacAGTCAGGCCGAATACTGAGTTCTAGGGAGATGCAGTCAACCAATTACACTAAATTCATGCCCTCTTAGGACTTAAATTCCAGTGGCAATAATAAACAAGTAGACAAAAATATAAGAACCTTACTGTGTAGAACAATAAAGGTGGGTGGTAGGGACAAGAGAGTAAGCCAAGTGGGATtgattgaaagaagaaaattccataatagccaaaaaataaaatttttggaaGAACTTTAATGAGAAAATTTGGCCTTCATGAAGAAAACTGCAAAACATATATATGGCAactattattatttgaaatactAGTTTTCAGGTTGGGTTACATGTTCCAAAACAATTTCACTAAAAAATCTAGGATTTTTTTTGACTGGGCAATCTTGATCATTCTAAgtttcaaatggaaaataagctCACAGGAGTAGTTAAtacttttaagtgaaaaaagaaaatggacatcTTGCTTTAGCAGATGCTAAAATTTATTATGAAACCATAATTGATGCAGATCTGATGTAGAAATAAGACATTAACAGAAGACATAGAGAGTTCTGTATAACAACAAACACTTCTAGGCCAGGCtctcttctaagcactttacatatctTATCACACTTAATTCTCAAAAGAACCCCAAGAAATATGTTACAAACATTGCCAGTTTACAAGTGAGGAATCCGAGGCACAAAGAGATTAAGAGACTCAAATCACAGAGCAAGTAACATAGTAAAGCTAGGATTGGATTCAGGCAATCTGGTTCCAGATGTTCTAACACCAAGTAAGCTATACTGTATACTACTCCAGTAAGATCTGAAAACATAGAAACCAACAAAGAAGGAATTAAATAACTACTTCAGAATAATTTAGTCAGATTTTTACTTCACTCCCACACACCACAATAAATTCTAGATGGATTTGAAGAGTTTTGTCAAATgtgaaagggatttttaaaaacctagtaTAAGACACTTAATCATTTGAGTTCTGGATATGAAATATGTTTCTAAACTTAAAGCAATTAAAGAAGttacaaagaaaaagactgaactataataaaaatatagaattaacATGAAAATATGACAAGGGATTAATATCCTTAATATATAAAGGTATCTGACAAATTCATTTTGTAAAACACTTATTTGAGTTTAAATATAGGCTTATTTGTCTTTTATGAACCATTAACAACTTGCTTCTTTCAATTTTAAGAACcccataatatattttatttatttttcctccatggGTAGACCATGTATGCCAAATTCTTTGTTTAGAATATAGATTGCAAAAGtctgaaaaaagaatagaatatcaACTGTGAGACAAGAACAGAAGGTATAACTGCCTAATGAGAATACTCATAGGAAAAGACATGCCTTTCAACAAACATAAAAAGTTCTTTGG comes from the Zalophus californianus isolate mZalCal1 chromosome 8, mZalCal1.pri.v2, whole genome shotgun sequence genome and includes:
- the GCC2 gene encoding GRIP and coiled-coil domain-containing protein 2; translation: MEDPVQDGMASPATPGTGKSKLETLPKEDLIKFAKKQMMLIQKAKSRCTELEKEIEELKSKPVAGGTDDIIKALTKRLDAILLEKAETEQQCLCLKKENIKMKQEVEDSVTKIKDVNKEFEQSQRNSVKEIENLKNELMAVHSKHSEDKASLQKELEEVTKKQLELSEQLKFQGDCEDNVKKLQEEIQNIRPAFEEQILYLQKQLRAATNEKEKEITNLQEVIEANSQHYQKDVMSLQKELLQLKATHQEQVKELMCQIEASAKEREAEVNNLNQLKENLVRQGEASENTQEKYECELENLENAPNANHENQMCPLDLQEDAFVEQVVNEKVKHLENTLKELESQHSILKDEVTYMNNLKLKLEIDAQHIKDEFFHEREDLEFKINELLLAKEEQGCVIEKLKSELEDSNKQFCYTIEKHNKEVQSLKEQHQKEISELNETFLSGSEKEKLTLMFEIQGLKEQCENLQQEKQEAILNYESLREIMEILQTELGESAGKISQEFESMKQQQASDVNELQQKLRTAFNEKDALLETVNHLQRENEKLSQQELVPELENTIKSLQEKNEVCLVSLSERDTMLKEFEAKINSLTEEKNIFIGKIKSSHEEMDNLHKKCERGERLVIELREKVEQTSQYNSELEQKVNELTGELEETLKEKDQNNQKLEKLTIQFKTISEDQEALSSEVKSLYEENNRLSSEKNQLNRDLEAVLSQKEGTFMLTDHISELEKKLQLVVAERDNLSTVLENEQVQKLFVKTQLYGFLKQMESKISEENEEQDVVNVLQAIGESLTKINEEKHSLIFHYDKRAAELEKKIECLQEENTVQCEELRSLLRDHEQEKVLLRKELEETLSHKEDLQSDLLEMKNANEKTRLENQNLLSQVEEASQKLCSKNETHNVKEQCLVKELENLRLSLEQKEGELQDVRAELLLLKDSLAKSPIENDQPSLVKELEEKIGYLEKESKEKEEKINKIKLVAVKAKKELDSSKKEAQSLREELESVRSEKDQFSTSMRDLIQGAESYKNLLLEYDKQSEQLDVEKERANNFEHHIEDLTRQLRNSTFQCEKLSSDNEDLLTRIETLQSNAKLLEVQILEVQKAKAVADKELEAEKLQKEQKIKDHASSVNELEELQLQLQKEKKQLQKTMQELELVRKDAQQTTLMNMEIADYERLMKELNQKLANKNSKIEDLEQEIKIQKQKQETLQEEMTSLQSSVQQYEEKNTKIKQLLVKTKKELADSKQAETDHLILQASLKGELEASQQQVEVYKIQLAEITSEKHKIHEHLKTSADQHQCTLSAYQQKVTALQEECRAAKAEQAAITSEFESYKVRVHNVLKQQKNKSVSQTETEGAKQEREHLEMLIDQLKIKLQDTQNNLQINVSELQTLQSEHDTLLERHNKMLQETVSKEAELREKLCSIQSENMMLKSEHAQTVSQLTSQNEVLRSSFRDQVRHLQEEHRKTMETLQQQLSKVEAQLFQLKSEPTTRSPAASHQPLKNLRERRSTDLPVLDMYAITREEGEGMETTDTESVSSSGTHTQSLEQLLNSPETKLEPPLWHAEFTKEELVQKLSSTTKSADHLNGLLRETEATNAILMEQIKLLKSEIRRLERNQEREKSVANLEYLKNVLLQFIFLKPGSEKERLLPVIDTMLQLSPEEKGKLTAIAQGEEENASRSSGWASYLHSWSGLR